One Paenisporosarcina sp. FSL H8-0542 genomic region harbors:
- the mce gene encoding methylmalonyl-CoA epimerase gives MKKVDHIGIAVKSLDETIPYYTETLGLTVLKIEEVASESVRVAFIDAGNVKLELLEPMSEQSAIHSFIEKKGEGIHHIAFGVEGIDERMIELREKGVRILNEQPKIGAGGAQVAFLHPKSSFGVLYELCDKSGLKG, from the coding sequence TTGAAAAAGGTCGATCATATCGGCATCGCCGTTAAAAGTCTAGATGAAACAATCCCTTATTATACAGAAACATTAGGTTTAACAGTTTTGAAAATCGAAGAAGTAGCTTCTGAATCAGTACGTGTGGCATTCATTGATGCAGGTAACGTCAAACTTGAGTTACTGGAGCCAATGTCTGAACAAAGTGCCATTCACTCTTTCATTGAAAAAAAAGGGGAAGGCATTCATCACATTGCTTTTGGAGTAGAGGGCATCGACGAACGCATGATTGAACTTCGTGAAAAAGGCGTACGAATATTAAATGAACAGCCGAAGATTGGAGCGGGTGGTGCTCAAGTTGCCTTCTTGCATCCAAAGTCTTCTTTCGGTGTACTTTATGAATTGTGTGATAAAAGCGGGTTAAAGGGGTAA
- the prli42 gene encoding stressosome-associated protein Prli42, with product MRNANFRKFVIYLMIIMMALSSILFGLSLFF from the coding sequence ATGCGTAATGCTAATTTCCGCAAGTTTGTCATCTATTTAATGATCATCATGATGGCTTTATCAAGTATCTTGTTTGGATTAAGCTTGTTCTTTTAA
- a CDS encoding aromatic acid exporter family protein codes for MNFRRFKIGYRTLKTAVGASIAMLIAMFLNLDYYSSAFILTVLCIQPTKRKSLRAVYSRIIASIIGVGFAFVFFEGIAYHPLVFGLILILFIPTLVSLRFQDGFVSSVVILLHLFDAKDMSWSLLWNEVQLMIVGFGVALLVNLYMPSIEKDLKKYRLDLESLYSKIFHEITSYLRNGESDWDGKELVEASEVIEKGKALAYQDVENHLNRRQNLHYLYFDMREQQFEIIERVLPKITALPVNISHCYIVADFMEELANHVHSGNTAHKFISKLDEVKEDFAKMPLPKDHENFLAMAALYQFIEEMEQYLRIKRSFVGFNMKKKTASKE; via the coding sequence ATGAATTTCCGACGATTTAAAATTGGTTATCGGACATTAAAAACGGCAGTTGGCGCGAGTATAGCCATGCTTATTGCCATGTTTTTGAATTTGGATTATTATAGTTCCGCCTTCATTTTGACCGTTTTGTGCATTCAACCCACTAAACGGAAGTCACTACGTGCAGTTTATTCACGTATCATTGCCAGCATCATCGGGGTGGGGTTCGCTTTCGTATTTTTTGAAGGAATCGCGTATCATCCACTAGTTTTCGGCCTTATTTTAATATTATTTATTCCAACGCTTGTATCCTTAAGATTTCAGGATGGCTTTGTTTCTAGCGTTGTCATCCTCCTGCATTTATTTGATGCTAAAGATATGTCATGGTCACTGTTGTGGAATGAAGTTCAATTGATGATTGTCGGATTTGGTGTGGCATTGTTAGTTAACTTATATATGCCTTCAATCGAGAAGGATTTAAAAAAATATCGTTTGGATCTCGAGTCCTTGTATTCGAAGATTTTTCATGAAATTACTTCGTATTTACGAAACGGAGAATCGGATTGGGATGGAAAAGAACTTGTTGAAGCCTCTGAAGTGATTGAAAAAGGAAAAGCTCTTGCTTATCAGGATGTCGAAAACCATTTAAACCGCAGACAAAATCTGCATTACCTATATTTCGATATGCGCGAACAACAGTTCGAAATTATTGAGAGAGTTTTACCGAAAATAACTGCGTTGCCAGTTAATATTTCTCATTGTTACATTGTCGCTGACTTTATGGAAGAATTGGCGAATCACGTACATTCCGGAAATACGGCTCATAAGTTTATATCGAAGCTAGATGAGGTTAAAGAAGACTTTGCTAAGATGCCTCTTCCGAAAGATCATGAAAACTTTCTGGCGATGGCGGCACTTTATCAATTCATCGAAGAGATGGAACAGTATTTACGTATCAAACGTAGCTTTGTTGGATTTAATATGAAAAAAAAGACAGCTTCGAAGGAGTAA
- a CDS encoding BrxA/BrxB family bacilliredoxin, which produces MNMDFNILMNDIVRQARGEMEASGYEQLTSAEDVEQAFSRPGTSLVMINSVCGCAGGIARPAAANAVHYDKRPNHLVTVFAGQDKEATAQARMLFGDDHLPSSPSFVLLKDGQAVADIGRHEIEGHDPMSVITHIQALFEEHCDEL; this is translated from the coding sequence ATGAACATGGATTTTAACATATTGATGAATGATATAGTACGTCAGGCACGTGGTGAGATGGAGGCAAGTGGTTATGAGCAATTGACTTCTGCAGAAGATGTTGAACAAGCATTCTCCCGTCCAGGTACGTCTTTAGTGATGATTAACTCTGTATGTGGTTGTGCAGGCGGCATTGCTCGCCCTGCAGCAGCGAATGCAGTACATTACGACAAACGACCAAATCATTTAGTAACAGTATTTGCAGGACAAGATAAAGAAGCAACTGCTCAAGCTCGTATGTTGTTTGGGGATGACCATTTGCCATCTTCACCTTCATTTGTTCTATTAAAAGATGGACAAGCTGTTGCTGATATCGGTCGCCACGAAATCGAAGGACATGACCCAATGTCAGTCATCACACACATTCAAGCGCTGTTTGAAGAACATTGTGACGAGCTATAA